A stretch of Pseudomonas sp. LS.1a DNA encodes these proteins:
- the pta gene encoding phosphate acetyltransferase: MQTFFIAPTDFGVGLTSISLGLVRTLERAGLKVGFFKPIAQPHPGDTGPERSTELVARTHGIKPPVPLSLAHVERMLGDGQLDELLEEIIRLYQQACIGNDVVVVEGMVPTRHASYAARVNLHLAKSLDAEVILVSAPENEVLSELSGRVELQAQLFGGPRDPKVLGVILNKVRTDESMADFSTRLREHSPLLRGNDFRLLGCIPYQPELNAPRTRDVADLLGAQVLNAGDYEQRRMSKIIICARTVANTVPLLTSGTLVVTPGDRDDIILAVSLAAINGVPLAGLLLTSDSKPDARILGLCRGALQAGLPILSVSTGSYDTANQLNSLNREIPVDDRERAEFITDFVASHLDAAWLHQRCGTPRELRLSPAVFRYQLIQRAQQANKRIVLPEGAEPLLVQAAAICQARGIARCVLLAKPEDVDAVARAQGITLPPGLEILDPELIRGRYVEPMVELRKSKNLNAPMAEQQLEDPVVIGTMMLALDEVDGLVSGLVHSTANTIRPALQLIKTAPGSSLVSSVFFMLFPEQVLVYGDCVMNPHPSAAELAEIARQSAESAQAFGIAPRVAMISYSSDSASDEEVGKVREATRLAQGAAQELLIDGPLQYDAAANPAIARELAPNSPVAGRATVFVFPDLNTGNTTHKAVQRSTDGVSLGPMLQGLRKPVNDLPRGAQVDDIVHTIALTAIQASVAG, translated from the coding sequence ATGCAGACATTTTTCATTGCGCCGACCGACTTCGGTGTCGGCCTGACCTCCATCAGCCTGGGCCTGGTGCGCACCCTGGAGCGCGCCGGCCTGAAGGTCGGTTTCTTCAAGCCGATCGCCCAGCCCCACCCGGGTGACACCGGCCCCGAGCGCTCCACCGAGCTGGTCGCCCGCACCCACGGCATCAAGCCCCCCGTGCCGCTGAGCCTGGCCCACGTCGAGCGCATGCTTGGCGATGGCCAGCTGGACGAGTTGCTCGAAGAAATCATCCGTCTTTACCAGCAAGCCTGCATCGGTAACGACGTGGTGGTGGTCGAGGGCATGGTGCCTACGCGCCATGCCAGCTACGCCGCGCGGGTCAACCTGCACCTGGCCAAGAGCCTGGATGCCGAGGTGATCCTGGTGTCGGCACCGGAAAACGAAGTGCTCAGTGAACTGTCCGGGCGGGTCGAACTGCAGGCCCAGCTGTTCGGCGGCCCACGCGACCCGAAGGTGCTCGGGGTCATCCTCAACAAAGTGCGCACCGACGAAAGCATGGCGGACTTTTCCACCCGCCTGCGCGAGCACTCGCCACTGCTGCGCGGCAACGACTTCCGCCTGCTCGGCTGCATCCCCTACCAGCCCGAACTGAACGCCCCGCGCACCCGCGACGTGGCCGACCTGCTCGGTGCCCAGGTGCTCAATGCCGGTGACTACGAGCAGCGGCGCATGAGCAAGATCATCATCTGCGCGCGCACCGTGGCCAACACGGTGCCACTGCTCACCTCGGGCACGCTGGTGGTGACCCCGGGCGACCGCGACGACATCATCCTCGCCGTCAGCCTCGCAGCGATCAACGGCGTCCCACTGGCCGGCCTGCTGCTGACCAGCGACAGCAAACCTGACGCACGCATCCTTGGTCTGTGCCGTGGTGCCCTGCAGGCCGGCCTGCCGATCCTGTCGGTCAGTACCGGCTCGTACGACACCGCCAACCAGCTCAATTCGCTGAACCGCGAAATCCCGGTGGACGACCGCGAGCGCGCCGAATTCATCACCGACTTCGTCGCCAGCCACCTCGACGCCGCCTGGCTGCACCAGCGTTGCGGCACCCCACGCGAACTGCGCCTGTCGCCGGCAGTGTTCCGCTACCAGCTGATCCAGCGGGCACAGCAGGCCAACAAGCGCATCGTCCTGCCGGAAGGTGCCGAGCCGCTGCTGGTGCAGGCTGCGGCCATCTGCCAGGCCCGCGGCATTGCCCGCTGCGTGCTACTGGCCAAGCCCGAGGATGTCGACGCCGTGGCCCGCGCCCAAGGCATCACCTTGCCGCCGGGCCTGGAGATTCTCGACCCCGAGCTGATTCGCGGGCGCTATGTGGAGCCGATGGTCGAGCTGCGCAAGAGCAAGAACCTCAATGCGCCAATGGCCGAGCAGCAACTGGAAGACCCGGTGGTGATCGGCACCATGATGCTGGCCCTGGACGAAGTGGACGGCCTGGTCTCGGGCCTGGTGCACTCCACTGCCAACACCATCCGCCCGGCCCTGCAGCTGATCAAGACCGCACCGGGCTCAAGCCTGGTGTCGTCGGTGTTCTTCATGCTGTTCCCCGAGCAGGTGCTGGTGTACGGCGACTGCGTGATGAACCCGCACCCGAGCGCTGCCGAACTGGCCGAGATCGCCCGGCAGAGTGCCGAATCTGCGCAGGCCTTCGGCATCGCGCCGCGGGTGGCGATGATCAGTTACTCAAGCGATTCGGCCAGCGATGAAGAGGTCGGGAAAGTGCGTGAAGCAACCCGCCTGGCACAGGGTGCGGCGCAGGAGCTGCTGATCGACGGGCCACTGCAGTATGACGCGGCGGCCAACCCGGCGATTGCACGAGAACTGGCGCCGAACAGCCCGGTGGCCGGGCGTGCAACGGTGTTCGTGTTCCCGGACCTGAATACCGGCAACACGACCCACAAGGCGGTGCAGCGCAGCACCGACGGGGTCAGCCTGGGGCCGATGCTGCAAGGGTTGCGCAAGCCGGTGAACGACTTGCCGCGCGGGGCGCAGGTTGACGATATCGTGCATACCATTGCCCTGACGGCGATTCAGGCGAGCGTGGCGGGCTAA
- a CDS encoding DUF3565 domain-containing protein has translation MGQDLLQKYVERTSVTKPSPECERTADEQRPISRITGFHQDEEGHWVAELSCGHTQHLRHQPPWQARPWVLDPARRAQRIGQPFACGWCAQGADSATLGR, from the coding sequence ATGGGGCAAGACCTTTTGCAAAAGTATGTAGAGCGGACAAGTGTAACCAAGCCATCGCCCGAATGCGAACGCACCGCGGACGAGCAACGGCCCATCAGTCGGATCACCGGCTTCCACCAGGACGAAGAGGGCCACTGGGTGGCCGAACTGTCCTGCGGCCACACCCAGCACCTGCGCCACCAGCCGCCGTGGCAGGCACGCCCCTGGGTGCTCGACCCGGCCCGGCGCGCGCAGCGCATCGGCCAGCCTTTCGCTTGCGGCTGGTGCGCACAGGGGGCCGATAGCGCTACCCTTGGCCGTTAA
- a CDS encoding FKBP-type peptidyl-prolyl cis-trans isomerase, with translation MLIAANKAVSIDYTLTNDAGETIDSSAGGAPLVYLHGAGNIIPGLEKALEGKQAGDELNVSIEPEDAYGEYLAELVSTLNRSLFEGVDELEVGMQFHASAPDGQMQIVTIRDIDGDDVTVDGNHPLAGQRLTFQVKVVNVRDASDEEIAHRHIHGEGGHHH, from the coding sequence ATGCTGATCGCCGCCAACAAGGCTGTCTCCATCGACTATACCCTGACCAACGACGCCGGGGAGACCATCGACAGCTCCGCTGGCGGTGCACCGCTGGTTTACCTGCACGGTGCCGGCAACATCATCCCGGGCCTGGAAAAAGCCCTGGAAGGCAAGCAGGCCGGTGACGAGCTGAACGTTTCCATCGAGCCGGAAGATGCCTACGGCGAATACCTGGCCGAGCTGGTCAGCACCCTGAACCGCAGCCTGTTCGAAGGCGTCGACGAGCTGGAAGTGGGCATGCAGTTCCACGCTTCGGCACCGGATGGCCAGATGCAGATCGTCACCATCCGCGACATCGACGGCGACGACGTGACTGTTGACGGCAACCACCCGCTGGCCGGTCAGCGCCTGACCTTCCAGGTCAAGGTAGTCAACGTGCGTGACGCCAGCGACGAAGAAATCGCTCACCGCCACATCCACGGTGAAGGTGGCCATCACCACTGA
- a CDS encoding glutathione peroxidase, with protein MSAFHDLKLDALNGGELPLAPFKGQVVLVVNVASKCGLTPQYKALENLYQVYKDKGFNVLGLPCNQFAGQEPGSEKEIREFCSLNYGVSFPLGAKLEVNGPGRHSLYRLLAGEGAEFPGDITWNFEKFLVGKDGRVLARFSPRTAPDDPAVVQAIEKALG; from the coding sequence ATGAGTGCATTTCACGACCTGAAACTGGACGCGTTGAACGGCGGGGAGCTGCCCCTCGCACCGTTCAAGGGCCAAGTGGTGCTGGTGGTCAACGTTGCCTCCAAGTGTGGGCTCACGCCGCAATACAAGGCCCTGGAAAACCTCTACCAGGTTTACAAGGACAAGGGCTTCAACGTGCTTGGCCTGCCGTGCAACCAGTTTGCCGGCCAGGAGCCGGGCAGCGAAAAGGAAATCCGGGAGTTCTGCAGCCTCAACTACGGGGTGAGCTTCCCGCTGGGTGCCAAGCTGGAGGTCAACGGGCCGGGGCGTCACTCGCTGTACCGCCTGCTGGCGGGCGAGGGGGCAGAGTTTCCGGGTGACATTACCTGGAACTTCGAGAAGTTTCTGGTCGGCAAGGACGGGCGGGTGCTGGCGCGTTTCTCGCCGCGCACGGCGCCGGATGATCCGGCGGTGGTGCAGGCTATCGAGAAGGCGTTGGGCTGA
- a CDS encoding glycosyltransferase family 4 protein: MNTPALRITLVSETFPPEINGVANTLGRLSEGLRQRGHEIEVVRPRQAGEAPLHNDPNLMLCRGWPLPGYPGLQWGEVSMHKLLRRWRRQRPDVLYIATEGPLGLSALRAARRLGVAVVSGFHTNFPQYSGQYGLGLLTRLLTHYLRWFHRRTAITLVPSLSQRQELERRGFERLELLARGVDACLFNPARRSPALRESWGLGPDDIAVLHVGRLAAEKNLGLLRPSLEALQKTYPHKRLRLIMVGDGPQRAALEQQVPDAVFCGAQRGEVLAEHYASGDLFLFPSLTETFGNVVLEAMASGLAVVAYDEAAAAQHIRHGHSGALAMPGDQAAFIDSACWLLEEEETLRRVRLNARRHASRQGWPAIVEQFEGYLYSACRHPGGAAERSTQYVQRL; the protein is encoded by the coding sequence ATGAACACACCCGCCCTACGCATTACCTTGGTCAGCGAAACCTTCCCACCCGAGATCAACGGCGTGGCCAATACCCTTGGCCGCCTCAGCGAAGGGTTGCGCCAACGCGGCCATGAGATCGAAGTGGTGCGCCCGCGCCAGGCCGGTGAAGCCCCGCTGCACAACGACCCGAACCTGATGCTGTGCCGTGGCTGGCCCCTGCCTGGTTACCCGGGGTTGCAGTGGGGCGAGGTGTCGATGCACAAGCTGTTGCGCCGCTGGCGCCGGCAGCGCCCGGATGTGCTGTACATCGCCACCGAGGGGCCGCTGGGGCTCAGCGCACTGCGCGCGGCCCGGCGCCTGGGGGTGGCTGTGGTCAGTGGTTTCCATACCAACTTCCCGCAGTACTCCGGCCAATACGGGCTGGGCCTGCTGACGCGCCTGCTCACCCACTACCTGCGCTGGTTCCATCGGCGCACGGCGATCACCCTGGTGCCCAGCCTCAGCCAGCGCCAGGAGCTTGAGCGCCGCGGCTTCGAACGCCTGGAACTGCTGGCCCGGGGGGTCGATGCCTGCCTGTTCAACCCGGCCCGGCGCAGCCCCGCATTACGGGAAAGCTGGGGGCTTGGCCCGGATGACATCGCCGTCCTGCATGTGGGGCGGCTGGCGGCAGAGAAGAACCTGGGCTTGCTGCGCCCAAGCCTGGAGGCCCTGCAGAAAACTTATCCACACAAACGCCTGCGCCTGATCATGGTAGGTGACGGCCCGCAGCGTGCCGCCCTGGAACAGCAGGTACCGGATGCCGTGTTCTGCGGTGCCCAGCGTGGCGAGGTGCTGGCCGAACACTATGCCAGCGGTGACCTGTTCCTGTTTCCGAGCCTGACCGAAACCTTTGGCAATGTGGTGCTCGAAGCCATGGCCTCGGGCCTGGCGGTGGTCGCGTATGACGAGGCGGCCGCTGCGCAGCATATTCGCCATGGCCATAGCGGTGCACTGGCCATGCCGGGGGATCAGGCAGCGTTCATCGACTCTGCCTGCTGGCTGCTGGAAGAAGAAGAGACGTTACGCCGGGTGCGCCTGAATGCGCGGCGGCATGCCAGCCGCCAGGGCTGGCCGGCGATTGTCGAGCAGTTTGAGGGGTATCTGTATAGCGCTTGTCGACATCCCGGGGGGGCGGCTGAGCGTTCGACGCAATATGTGCAGCGCCTGTAA